From a single Couchioplanes caeruleus genomic region:
- a CDS encoding restriction endonuclease: MQRTHATQAAAEQRARTAATQQRQLIRRNADLAIAAAQQAAADAERQREHRRLYAEARTADAAAANADLRARLTDLDSLLLSTLDVDDHIDLDRFKKPIEVPPFDPGPLGRPAPEPSWQSYAPQEPRGVGKILGGERLHQQQMAQAERAFAQAKAQWAEREAARTRQLAARRRQYEENRRRYEAKLLAYNAEVDRFAAAVANADPAAVVEYFAMVLGNSVYPDDFPQHFRLAYLPKKRHLLVEYHLPPVEVIPVVKEYRYDRVRDDLMAVPRDEAEIRRRYTEIISMVALRTVHEIIEADRGGLVAEVLFNGIVDTIDRRTGRFVRPCLVSLRTDRDTFAAIKLRRVDPVACLKHLHAGLSPSPAELEGVTPTVDLDRDAIDSTQEFNVLRDIDERPNLATMEPAEWEQTIADLFGTMGLAMGAATDGRWEATDPRPLFGGPVVVHAVRGRPVDATTTRALAEAVAAAGATKGILVALDGYEADAQDTGTGRPLELLDGPALLNLLAEHLGIKARIESDGA; the protein is encoded by the coding sequence ATGCAGCGCACGCACGCGACGCAGGCGGCTGCCGAGCAACGGGCACGGACGGCGGCCACCCAGCAGCGGCAGCTGATCCGGCGCAACGCCGACCTGGCGATCGCGGCGGCGCAACAGGCCGCCGCCGACGCGGAACGGCAGCGCGAGCACCGCCGGCTGTACGCGGAGGCGCGGACCGCCGACGCCGCGGCCGCCAACGCCGACCTGCGCGCGCGGCTGACGGACCTCGACTCGCTGCTGCTGTCCACGCTGGACGTCGACGACCACATCGACCTGGACCGGTTCAAGAAGCCGATCGAGGTGCCGCCGTTCGACCCGGGACCCCTGGGCCGCCCGGCGCCCGAGCCGTCGTGGCAGAGCTACGCCCCGCAGGAGCCCCGCGGCGTCGGCAAGATCCTGGGCGGGGAACGGCTGCACCAGCAGCAGATGGCGCAGGCGGAACGCGCGTTCGCGCAGGCCAAGGCGCAGTGGGCGGAACGCGAGGCGGCTCGTACGCGTCAACTGGCCGCCCGTCGCCGGCAGTACGAGGAGAACCGCCGTCGCTACGAGGCGAAGCTGCTCGCGTACAACGCGGAGGTGGACCGGTTCGCGGCGGCCGTGGCGAACGCCGATCCCGCCGCGGTGGTCGAGTACTTCGCGATGGTGCTCGGCAACTCCGTGTACCCGGACGACTTCCCTCAGCACTTCCGGCTCGCGTACCTGCCGAAGAAGCGACACCTGCTCGTCGAGTACCACCTCCCGCCGGTCGAGGTCATCCCGGTCGTCAAGGAGTACCGCTACGACCGGGTCCGCGACGACCTGATGGCCGTACCGCGCGACGAGGCCGAGATCCGGCGCCGCTACACCGAGATCATCTCGATGGTCGCGCTGCGTACGGTGCACGAGATCATCGAGGCGGACCGGGGCGGCCTGGTGGCGGAGGTGCTGTTCAACGGCATCGTGGACACCATCGACCGCCGTACCGGCCGCTTCGTGCGGCCGTGCCTGGTGTCGCTGCGCACGGACCGGGACACGTTCGCCGCGATCAAGCTGCGCCGGGTCGACCCGGTGGCCTGCCTCAAGCACCTGCACGCCGGCCTGTCGCCGAGCCCGGCGGAGCTGGAAGGCGTGACCCCCACCGTCGACCTGGACCGGGACGCCATCGACTCGACCCAGGAGTTCAACGTCCTCCGCGACATCGACGAGCGCCCGAACCTCGCGACGATGGAACCGGCGGAGTGGGAGCAGACCATCGCCGACCTGTTCGGCACCATGGGCCTCGCGATGGGCGCCGCGACGGACGGCCGCTGGGAGGCCACCGACCCGCGCCCGCTGTTCGGCGGCCCGGTGGTGGTGCACGCCGTCCGCGGCCGCCCGGTCGACGCGACGACGACCCGCGCGCTCGCCGAGGCGGTCGCCGCGGCGGGCGCGACCAAGGGCATCCTGGTCGCCCTGGACGGCTACGAGGCGGACGCACAGGACACGGGGACGGGCCGGCCGCTGGAGCTGCTCGACGGGCCGGCGCTGCTCAACCTCCTCGCCGAGCACCTGGGCATCAAGGCGAGGATCGAATCCGACGGCGCCTGA
- a CDS encoding cupin domain-containing protein, with translation MSEPISLTAALASFDELWSPRIVTSVNDYDVRIAKVHGEHVWHTHDHTDEFFLVLDGELRIALRDREVVLAKGDVFTVPRGTEHKPSSDGGAAILMFEPSGTPTVGDRHEEVPGHVDATTGHAL, from the coding sequence ATGAGCGAACCGATCTCCCTGACCGCCGCCCTCGCCTCCTTCGATGAGCTGTGGAGCCCGCGCATCGTGACCAGCGTCAACGACTACGACGTGCGCATCGCCAAGGTGCACGGCGAGCACGTCTGGCACACCCACGACCACACCGACGAGTTCTTCCTGGTCCTCGACGGTGAGCTGCGCATCGCGCTGCGCGACCGGGAGGTGGTGCTGGCCAAGGGCGACGTGTTCACCGTGCCGCGCGGCACCGAGCACAAGCCGTCCTCCGACGGCGGCGCGGCGATCCTGATGTTCGAGCCGAGCGGCACACCGACCGTGGGGGACCGGCACGAGGAGGTGCCCGGCCACGTCGACGCGACGACCGGGCACGCCCTCTGA
- a CDS encoding GlxA family transcriptional regulator: MPKESSHRVVVVVDENSNPFELGCAMEIFGLRRPELGRDLYDFRLCAAAPATRMRDGFFTLTGVAPLDAVDEADTVIVPNRPDTQTPRHPAVLAAIRRAHERGARLLGFCSGAFTLAEAGVLDGRRATAHWQWADAFRARFPKVTLESDVLFVDDGDILTAAGSAAALDLGLHVVRRDHGAEVANAVGRRLVFAGHRDGGQRQFVERPVPPIPDDSLAPLLAWAQEHLDRPLTIADLATRAAVSQATLHRRFRAELGTTPLAWLTGERVALACRLIERGETRPDVVARRAGLGTGTNLRTLMRRQTGLTPTEYRRRFGPR, translated from the coding sequence GTGCCGAAAGAATCCTCGCATCGAGTCGTCGTGGTGGTGGACGAGAACTCCAACCCGTTCGAGCTCGGCTGCGCCATGGAGATCTTCGGGCTCCGCCGCCCCGAGCTCGGGCGCGACCTGTACGACTTCCGGCTGTGCGCCGCGGCACCGGCCACCCGCATGCGCGACGGCTTCTTCACCCTGACCGGCGTCGCGCCGCTCGATGCCGTCGACGAGGCCGACACGGTGATCGTGCCCAACCGGCCCGACACGCAGACACCCCGGCATCCGGCGGTGCTGGCCGCGATCCGGCGCGCGCACGAGCGCGGAGCCCGGCTCCTGGGCTTCTGCAGCGGCGCCTTCACCCTGGCCGAGGCCGGTGTGCTCGACGGCCGCCGCGCCACCGCGCACTGGCAGTGGGCCGACGCCTTCCGGGCCCGGTTCCCGAAGGTGACGCTGGAGAGCGACGTCCTGTTCGTCGACGACGGCGACATCCTGACGGCGGCCGGCAGCGCGGCGGCCCTCGACCTCGGCCTGCACGTGGTCCGCCGCGACCACGGCGCCGAAGTGGCCAACGCGGTCGGCCGGCGGCTCGTCTTCGCCGGGCACCGCGACGGCGGCCAGCGGCAGTTCGTCGAACGACCCGTCCCGCCCATCCCCGACGACTCGCTGGCGCCGCTGCTGGCCTGGGCCCAGGAACACCTCGACCGGCCCCTGACCATCGCGGACCTGGCCACCCGCGCCGCCGTCAGCCAGGCCACCCTGCACCGCCGCTTCCGCGCCGAGCTGGGCACCACTCCCCTGGCCTGGCTGACCGGCGAACGCGTGGCCCTCGCCTGCCGCCTCATCGAGCGCGGCGAGACCCGCCCCGACGTGGTGGCCCGCCGCGCCGGCCTCGGCACGGGAACGAACCTGCGCACGCTCATGCGCCGGCAGACGGGCCTGACCCCGACGGAATACCGCCGGCGCTTCGGTCCCCGCTGA